The DNA segment GGGAGAAAGCTCACAAAGAAGGTTTTAAGTGTTCAGAATTCATAAAGTTCAGTAGAGTTTGTTAGGTGGCAAGCTGTGAAGTTAATCTTATTTCAGTATGTGTAGGTTTAATGGATGATACTCATTAAATGCAAGTTAAATGAACATTAGTATTATCTCTATTAGACTAATTGGTTCCTAATGTTGTCATTGGTTGATAGGGTTTTACCTTTTCAGGATAAGGATGTTATCTGTGATTAGAGGGAATCACTGTAACTCAATTCTAATTTTTGCAATTTTTGCTATTTTCAAGAAGgcaaatatttactttgtaacatttttttgtttagtgcTTTCCAAGTGCTATTGCAAGTCATGTAGCTGCTGAATATCCAAGTAAATGTCTGGTAAGTGTGTACAATTCTTGGATTTTGCCGTTAGAGTGGAATAATGCTAAGAACGGATGTAATCTCTCTGGAGTTCTGTAAAGACtacatggtcccccacaacatccttctctctaaccTGGAGAgttatggatttgatgggtgggctGTTCTGTGGATCAGGAATTGGTTGCCTGGTTGCATCCAGAGagtcaatggctcgatgtcctGATGGAGATCCacgacaagtggtgtccctcagggatccataatgagaccagtgctgtttaatattttcatcaattatatagacagtgagatcgagtgcaccctcagcaagtttgcagtgGCTTCTTTAAAACATCTCTTCTAAGTTCCAGTCAACCATATTTAAGTCAACAATGATGTGCAACCACAACTGAAGTCAGAATTTGATCCTGTAGGGATGATATTTGAACGAAAACTCAGCTGCTATTGTATTGCAATAAATTTGCCTCAAAACACTCTAACTTATGTGCGAAGTTACTTTAGGTTGCAAGGCTGCAATATCTGCTGTTAATTCTCATTATTTTGTACAAACTATATTTGCTCTCTAAATTGCgtattgctttctctttctgcatataaaatgcactttaaaatcaaataaaaaaaccatCATCCATATAAATAGAGAATGAATTATAAGACAACTGTGCTTTGGCTAGGAAACTTAATTTATTCAAAGCTTACTTCTGTATCTCCACACAATGTGGATGACAGTATTTGTCTCATACATACATACTTTTGTTATGCTTGCTTCAGGGAGGTATAggtcagaaatgaaaatgttaacttgtttttattcttatttaacAGTTATTACCTTATTTTTTAGGTTGAGGTCCTGATTGCCATTAGCAGTGTTACCTCTCCATTATTGTTCACTGCTTCTGCATACTTATCCTTCAGTATCATGCAAGTGGTTgacatctttaaaaattatccaCCTGCTGttaaagtatgtatttttatgcaaaaaaatatcaTCTATTACAGTAGCAACACAAAAACTAGTTAGTGAGTATAAGAAGATGAATAAATTGTTGCAGAAACTATTCAAAACCTCTTATTTAAGTAATGGTATAATTTTAAGTATGTTAAATCTTCCCATACCCTGGAATTATAGTTTTAAAACCAGGGGATATTGTTCTAAAGAAtcagtaaaaataatacatagtATGCTGGATTCCTTGAGGTTTTTATAAATTTGTagtatataaattaaaaattctagGTTTACttgaagaatacatttttttgtttcttaggTTGTCTACCAACAGTTGGGATTGTAAGTTTACACCTGGATTCATTCAAAGCCTGGACTGGggcatagaagaaaaaaagtttgtgtgtttaaagcatttcagtatGAAGTGTTACCAGCGCACTGCTGAAGAGCTTTCTAGGGCTTTACATCAAGTGTTTACGTGATGAtgttcaaaaaaacatttttagggATTAAAATAGTGTCAATAATAGTCTCGACTCTTCGTACCCACTAGTCCTTGAGTAGCCTTGTGATTTtagaagaagagaggaaaaatatttgttaaacaGATCTTAGGGACTGGAAAACCAGCTTTTGAATATGTGATCCTGTTCTCATAGTGGAGGAGCATAGTGTGTTGTTGGACCTCAAGAAGCAGCCCTGGCTAATATGTTCTCTTCAAGTAACTCCTCCTGTGGCACATATTGGAGACAGAAGACTGGACTTGTCCAGACAGTTGGTGTGAATCTGCAGAGCGTTACTTACATTCATATGCTGCATTGTGTGTGGATGTAGCAAGAGCGGGCTGCTCTGCAAAGGAGGGTGAACAATGCAGTGGAAGGTGACAGCGAAGCAGACAAGGGCATTGACCTTATTGGCGAGGACTGCATTCCTACagtactgagaaaaagaaaaacaaggcagGTCCAGCCACAGTAATCAGGTTCAGCCAATAGTTCAGTGATTGCCAGACAAGTCCATCATAGTGACTTGGATCCAAGGTCAGCCACAAATTCAGGTCAGCAGAGCAAGGTCAGAGCCAGCAAGGCCCAGGGTCAGGCTCAGGCAGAGCTGCGACATTGCTCAGGTCAGAACCAGTAATGAGGCTCTATATTTTAGAGAATGGTTTTGTCAATTCCATTCTATTTCTAGAGGAAAAGATGATTTGggaaatgaacattttattaaaaattatcaaTCTCTTCTACTTTGAGCAAACCCTGGCACTCAACTTTTAattgaagctgaaataaaatatgaattgtATTGtgagttaaaaaatgaaatctagaCAGCAATCTCAAGAATATGAGTGGGAacagtagaaaatatttttctattcagACAGCTAACAACATATTCATGTCTCTATTTTCAGCAATCTTATGATGTACTTCTGTTACTTCTGATGTTGATGCTGCTAATTCAAGCATGCCTTACTATTGGAACTGTAATACAGTGTGTAAATtacaagacaaaaatgaaactaCATGATTTATCATGGACAGCATCACAGGTTAAAAAACAGGAATACAGAACAACAGAGGTACTTATTTATACTCATTAGAAAATTTAAAGTCTGTACTTAAAAAGACTGTTTTTGGTAATGTTTCATGTTACTTAACTCAAAGCTGCTCTGTAAAGCTGTGAAGATGTCAATGCAGTGGTGAATTTTGTAATAAAGAGATAGTATTTTGCTAGTTAAATGATAACTGTGGCACGACAAACACAATATCTGTGACAATTCctgtaagagaaaaacagttgtAGGGTTGAAGTCCCCTTTTTATCTTACTTGTAGTATGGGCTCACAATTAAAGACAAGGTTCAGCATTGTACTAAGATAAAATGGCAGTTCTGCTCCACAGGATGCAGATCCATAATCGCTATTTATGTGTCAGAATGAAGTTGTAGAAAAGATAATGGGGCTCGTTCTGATAATGAGATAGCCATCTGTTAACAAAGGAATGGATTTAACCCTTTCAATGTGAGGAGAAGTTTTGGGCTATGGAATGAGAGTATTTGATGTAATTGTTCTTTACCAAGGCCTGCTGTGGTGGAGTGAATTTTCTAAGCTGAGTTAGCTGTCCTAAGTCCCCTAACCTTCAGATGGAAAGAGTTAAAAACCTGGAGCATAGGAACCGCAATGGACAAGCTGAGTGGCTACCTGTGCTGGACAGTATGGAGAGGTGTGCAGAGAAGGGTGCCTGGAGTCCCAGGTCTCCTCCATGTCCTAACTACACTACCAAAGTTGGTGATTAAAGATCAGAATTGATATTTCCCTCCATTCCCCTCCTGCACTTACATGTTCAAACTATCCTTTCAGATAAAGATTTTGGCACATACTTTTTTTAGAGCATGGTGGTGCTGGTATTTGTCTTATGACCTTTTGTATAGTCATTCAGGACTAGACTGCTATTTCAGGACTGTGTAGGTTAACTATATCTATCTCCTAGCAAACTACTGTAGCCCTTAGGCTTTCCTCACCTcttctttgcaaagcagagcaCTATATCCTTAAAAAATCACCTTAGCTGGATGCAgagtgcagcagcagaaagaaaggatgcTGTATTCAGTCCCTGCTCTAGAGCAAGCGTCTGCTTGGAAACAGCATTGGATAGAAAGCAATTAGAGCAGGGACTGAAATTTAGTCACATCATTATACAACTGGTAGTGGAAAGTGGAAGCTGTGGATTCATGTCTTCTCAGGCTGCTGAGGGCATCTGGTGTAGGTTGCTTATTTCTGCATCTCTTTCCTGAGAGTTACATTCTATATAAAAGATGATGTGCAGCAGCCCTTCCACTGCTGCAAGTCAGACCTTTGGGCATAGCTTGTGGCATGGCTAAATAGGTCTCTTCTGAGgattatttatataaatgtgcagtcatattttggaaaaatcttaaaaaatgtcCCAGGTAACATGTTTCAAATTGGAATTTGGCCAATTTTCTTTGACCCAAATGTCCCCAGTATTATACAATTTGCActattatattttatatcatAAATGTATACTATAAAATATACAAACCTATACAATTTACAATGTATAGAATATTTTAATAGCTCAGACTGTAACTACTCATGTTTACATTCTCCTAGATTCTCTCAGATATTTATTTGCTTGACCTTCATTTTTTAACTAAAGCATTGTTTAATGTTTCCATTTGTCTGAATTTGTTTACTTTTAGGTTTCCAATAATACCTTAAAGGATTTTGACAAAGACAAAGCCTGGAAAGCAGTTGTGGTACAGATGGCTCAGTAGTTTGGACTCTGCAAATTCAGCCAATACAGTCCAGTCCAGTAAATCAACTGTTTGaattaaagcttaaaaaattttcagtttataaatGCAATATATTGGCAGCAGTAGGAGCCAAGGAATAACACagtaaatgtgtatttatgtcttcctaataattttgaaatatattggTAATACTGTTAACACGCCCGTCTTTTCTGATGGTAACTCTATTCTAGTGTTGCTTTAGAAGATAACCTTCAGAAAAAAGTAATGAGTCATGGATTTATGCTGGCGGCAAAGTAAAATATGGCAAGATGTGATAGGCTTCATGTATTTGCAAGAGGTTGTTATAACTGCAGTTATGCAGTCAGTGTAACTGATAAATGCTTTTGTAAAGTTATGAGTACAAGTCATAATTGATATTTTTGCTTATACTTCACTTTTGTAGGAGTTGTAAAGTTATTTTGCATCTCATTgcttttatgtaaataaaagtCTTTATTATGTGGAAACTCAAGAATGTGGATTGACATTCTAATTGGAGAGgtgaaaacagaatattttttcccattaagcTTCCATTTCTGGGCTGTTAATGGGGAGAGGGCCTTTTTCTGAGTGGCCAGTCACAAAATctactggccaaagtgaaaattaaataacaacACAAGCAGTCAGACAAATAACAGGGCACACTACtgatatttaaagattttttttcacatatgaaaagatatttttagatATTCTTTTTcgtttatttattttccttactatttttaaaactcagaGAACCTAGATGCCTCTTTTCCTCCTAGCTGGATTATGTGTATGATCCTGTCTATTTCAAGCACTTTAAGAATGTCCATTTTTATAGGCTTTTTGGTGTAACTAGGAATGCTGACATGGTAGtgagggtttatttttttttcctctttttattgttttattttgtggcttttgAAAGGTTCTAGACTTTGAGTCCATTCTCTTTTGAGCTGAAATAACTCAAGTAATTTGTTCAGAGCAT comes from the Cuculus canorus isolate bCucCan1 chromosome 1, bCucCan1.pri, whole genome shotgun sequence genome and includes:
- the MLC1 gene encoding membrane protein MLC1 isoform X5 is translated as MDYLRCAAGSILFVSTFAVTTTCLIWFGCKLVLNPSAININFNLILLILLEIFMATTVIISARSTEDCCARKKNTAYDSTAILSNVSFPTRILKSYSVIEVIIGISSVFGGIIALNMDVLVSGPYLSVTFFWILVACFPSAIASHVAAEYPSKCLVEVLIAISSVTSPLLFTASAYLSFSIMQVVDIFKNYPPAVKQSYDVLLLLLMLMLLIQACLTIGTVIQCVNYKTKMKLHDLSWTASQVKKQEYRTTEVSNNTLKDFDKDKAWKAVVVQMAQ